Genomic DNA from Marnyiella aurantia:
CAACATTTATATTGTTAAAGGTCTTTGTATTTTCAACCTGCGACTTAGCTATTGTTTTAGTGAGCTGGGTGTAGGTCTGAAAGCGGTAATCGTCGGTTATCTTTTCCTCCTCGATGGCCTTGTTGATAATCTCACTGATATCGAAATGGGAGGTAAGAGTATCAAATTTAATGGCCTGGTCCGGCTGCTTGTTACGTGCTGCGAAATTTTGGTTGGCAATCTGGTCTTCAAAAACATAACCGTTAAAAAGTATTAGTTTTAGGTAATTCTGATTTTCGGTAGACGGTACCAGTTTGCCCCTGTGTGCACGGATGGACTGTTGGTTCTCATAGGAATTGGCTTTTTTATGAATGTAAATTCCCTCCAGGTTTTCACCGTTTTCTCCAGTGATTTTGTCGAATTTTACCAGGTACCCCGGAATTTGATCTATAAACTGTCCGGGTGTAAAATTTAAGGCTGGCCGCGACTGCACAATATTATAGAGCATATTCTTGGCCTTACGCTGAAAGTCCGGTGTAATATTATTCTGAAAGAGAAATAAGGTGAATGAGAGCAGTACTGAGACAAAAAACAGGGGAGTCATCACCCTGGTAAGTGAGATTCCTGCAGCCTTCATAGCGGCGAGCTCATACCTTTCGCCAATTTCACCAAAAGTCATGATGGAGGACAGTAGGATAGTTAGAGGCAATACCAGATTAATAACACCTACACCGTAGTAGAAAAGCAGTTTTATAATTTCCCAGTAGCTGAGGCCTTTTCCCATAAACTGCCCAAGCTGTATCCACACGATGTTAACGATGAATATGAAAAAAAGGACGCTGAAAATAAAAAAGAACGGACCGAAAAATGTCTTTATAATATAACGGTCTAATAATTTAAACATCCTCCAAAATTAATAAAAAGCCACAAAGAATTGCTTTGTGACTTTCAGATTTCTTATTATTAATAGTCTAAAGTTCAGTAATTACGTAATTCTGGAACTTCTGTTTGTTAAATGTGAACATATCGGAGGCTAGATTTTGGTTAACTTTATATTCCTGTATGGCGATCACCGCTACATCTTTATTGGTGCCGTGCTGCTCAAGCTTTACAAGCTGTTTGTTTGCTGAATCTACATACAGATTAACCTGTTTCAGACCATTGGATTTAACCGGTGTAAGTTTGATGAAATCCGTGTTAACGCCGTTTACCATTCTCTTACCTGAGTATGTCGCATTGAAATCCTTCTTATAAGAAGTCAGGTAGCTGGTTGGCGAGAACATGATATCACTGCCGTTAGGTTTTGCAATGGTTACCTCCTTCTCATCATCATTTACATTATAGATCTTGTTACCGTCGAATATTTGCTCGGTACCCATGATCTTCAGTTTATACTTAGGTCCTTCAGCATAATAAATACCGGTTTCGGTTTTATTTACCTGTCCGTTAACACCAGAACCAAATGTGAATTTAAAATAGGAGTTCTTCTTTGCCTTATAGTTTGTTGTTACGGCGTCCAGAATCTGTCTGGATTTTGTGTCTATTTTCTGTGCCTGCATCATAGCTGCTGCGCACAGTACCATGGCACCCGCTGCCGCCTTCGCAAATATATTTTTCATGTTTTGTCTGTTTAAAAAATTAAACTTTTGTTTGAATCTTCTCTATAAACTCAAAAAGCATTCCATTATTGCAGCTAATTATTTCTTATCTTCTGAGGTCCTGCAGGAACTGTTCCAGGGAATTGAGGTCGGTAATCTGTACTTCACGTGCTTTGGCACCGTTAAAACCACCTACCACACCGGCCGCTTCAAGCTGATCCATAATCCTGCCGGCCCTGTTGTAACC
This window encodes:
- a CDS encoding LolA family protein, with the translated sequence MKNIFAKAAAGAMVLCAAAMMQAQKIDTKSRQILDAVTTNYKAKKNSYFKFTFGSGVNGQVNKTETGIYYAEGPKYKLKIMGTEQIFDGNKIYNVNDDEKEVTIAKPNGSDIMFSPTSYLTSYKKDFNATYSGKRMVNGVNTDFIKLTPVKSNGLKQVNLYVDSANKQLVKLEQHGTNKDVAVIAIQEYKVNQNLASDMFTFNKQKFQNYVITEL
- a CDS encoding LptF/LptG family permease, which encodes MFKLLDRYIIKTFFGPFFFIFSVLFFIFIVNIVWIQLGQFMGKGLSYWEIIKLLFYYGVGVINLVLPLTILLSSIMTFGEIGERYELAAMKAAGISLTRVMTPLFFVSVLLSFTLFLFQNNITPDFQRKAKNMLYNIVQSRPALNFTPGQFIDQIPGYLVKFDKITGENGENLEGIYIHKKANSYENQQSIRAHRGKLVPSTENQNYLKLILFNGYVFEDQIANQNFAARNKQPDQAIKFDTLTSHFDISEIINKAIEEEKITDDYRFQTYTQLTKTIAKSQVENTKTFNNINVDLVSQVNPYITYIDRNKVPVNKLEQQVKMDTVKQDQQLRALTGAYNKIEILKVTVQNREQQMLPTIKSFSRVVLYQQRIIAYSVTCIIFFLIGASLGSIIRKGGMGLPVVIAIVIFIVFYVMNISVENLAWNGTLNPFAAAWIPNMILLPFSIWLTYKALTDSQLFDAEKYKSLFKPLTKLFSKEKEHQRYQ